The stretch of DNA ATATCTTGCAACTCTTCTTCGGAACAAGGAAACTTCCCAGCATTCTTTAGTGATTTAGTTTGCAGAGAAACATTTGGGGAGCTAGGGCAAAAACATTTGGACCTTTTTCGGATAGCTAAAAGTTTTTTTTCTAGCTTAGATTCTTTATCGTGCCTTCTTTCTTCTAAAGATTGTTTATTTTCTCCAACGACTTCAGAGGAGCCTCCCACATTAGGAATTGCCGGAGATAACATACCGAAGAAGGCATTAAAAGAATTCACTACGGCTCCTAACAAACAAAATTTTGAGCGAAAATTGTAATTGTTTTTCTGATAAAATACAACAGCCGAAAACCGCTCAAAACCCTCTTAAAATAGGGTCTGAGCAAAGAAAATAAATTTTTAAAGTTAAAAAAAAGGTCTGTACTTCATCCATTTTTCTAGGTAGTGCTGAAAAATTATTTTGTGTAGCATAGGCTTTGCGCCCGGCAACATATAATATATTTGCGAAGGCCAAAAGCTTTCTGGTTTCTTTTTCACGCTGGCTTTGCATAACAAGAAAGGCTTTCAAGAAATTGTGCTTGAACGAATTTCTAACAAGACAAGTTTTTGAAAGTAGCTCTATATTTTTTAGGAACCCTTTATCCAAGAGAATCTATGCAGCTCCTGACTCTCAACATAGCTTCTGAGGAAACTACAGAAGACCAAGTTTCCCGTGTTATTGAACACTTCGGAACAGATTTCTGCATTAACCTTTTAAAAAAAATGCTGCTTATTCGTGAATTTGAGATTCAAGGAGAAGCAGCGTATTTGGAAGGCCTTGTTGGGGGATTTTACCACTCCTATATAGGTCAGGAAGCTGTTGCTACAGCAGCCATTGCCTGTACAGGGAAAGATCATTGGTTTTTCTCTTCGTATCGCTGTCATGGAGTTGCCCTTTTACTAGATGTTCCCCTACATCAACTGGCAGCAGAGCTATTAGGAAAAGAAACGGGGTGCGCCTTAGGACGAGGAGGATCCATGCACATGTGTGGCGAACGTCTTCCAGGAGGATTTGGTATCGTTGGCGGACAAATTCCTTTAGCTGCGGGAGCCGCTTTCTCTATGAAATATCAAAAATTATCCTCTATCTCTTTATGTTTTATTGGAGATGGAGCTGTTGCTCAGGGAGTGTTTCATGAAACATTGAATTTTGCCTCTCTTCACTCCCTTCCCCTAATGCTTGTTATAGAGAATAATGGTTGGGGCATGGGAACTGCTTTGCATAGAGCAATTGCTAAACAACCCATAGCGGAGTCCCAAGCTCCTTCTTACGCAATATCTTCTGTTACCCTCAACGGTTTCGATCTATTCAATTCGCTTATTGGATTCGAGAAAGCATATCAACATATGCAAAAAACGGGAGCTCCTATCGTTGTAGAAGCTTTATGTTCCCGCTTTAGAGGCCATTCTATTTCTGATCCGAATTTGTATCGCTCTAAAGAGGAAATGCAGTGTTTACTTAAACGAGATCCTATTCTTTTTGCAAAAGAATGGTTGATCCGCATTAACGTCTTATCTGAGGAGGATTTTAAAGATCTACGACAAATAAGCAAAACAGCAGTCTCAGAAGCGTTCTCCCAAGCTCGTCTTGATCCAGAACCAGCCGTTGCAACTTTAGAAGAGGGGGTCTATGCCTAAATTTGTTACACTCGAAATTCGAGAAGCCATACGACAAGCTATTGATGAGGAAATGACCAGAGATCCTAATGTATGCATCTTGGGAGAAGAGGTCGCTGAATACAATGGTGCCTATAAAGTTACTAAAAATCTTTTAGATAAATGGGGCCCGAATCGGGTGATTGACACCCCCATCAGCGAAGCCGCATTTTCCGGAATTGGAATTGGTGCAGCATTAACCGGGCTACGCCCTATTATTGAATTTATGAGCTGGAACTTTTCTTTAGTCGCTGCGGATCAGATCATTTCTCATGCAGCAAAAATGCACTACATGACCGGAGGAAAATTTTCTGTTCCTATTGTTTTTAGAGGAGCCAATGGGGCTGCTGCTCAAGTCTCTTGTCAACATTCTCATTGTGTAGAAGCTCTTTATTCCAATATTCCAGGATTAATTGTCATAGCTCCATCAACCCCTGCAGATGCCAAAGGGCTTCTTAAATCTGCGATTCGCGATAATAACCCCGTTCTATTTTTAGAAAACGAATTAGATTATAACCTTAAAGGAGAAGTCCCTTCGGAAGAATATCTTACTCCTATTGGGAAAGCTAGAATCGTTCAAGAAGGCCAAGATCTAACCATTATTTCCCATAGTCGTATGGTGACTGTTGTGGAGCAGGCAGCTAAAATGGCCAAACAACGCTGGGAAATCTCTATTGAAATCTTAGATTTACGAACGATTAAGCCTTTAGATGTTGCTGCGATCCTTTCTTCCGTAAAAAAAACAGGAAATTGTCTCGTTGTAGAAGAGGGGCATTATTTTTGTGGAATAGCTTCGGAAATTATAGCAACTGTTACAGAACACATTTTTGACTATTTAGACCACCCCCCTCTAAGAATTTGTCAAAAAGAAACTCCTATGCCATACAATAAATCCCTAGAGATGGCGACCCTTCCTAATATTAACCGCATCCTGGATGCCATTGAAAAATTTATGAGGTAACGTTGTGGTTTCTTTGTTAAAAATGCCTAAGCTTTCTCCTACAATGGAAACAGGGACCCTTGTCAAGTGGCTCAAAAAAGCTGGAGATGAAATCCATTTTGGAGATGTTTTGTTAGAAATTTCTACTGATAAAGCCGTGTTAGAACACACAGCCTCGGAAGATGGATGGTTGTTAGAAATTCTTGTAAAAGAAGGAACTAAGATTCCTGTCGGGGCGCCTATTGCTGTGTTTTCAACAGAGAAAAATGTTACGTACGATTTGAAACAGCTTCTACCATCGCAAGAGGCTGTCAGCACGGATGAGCCTACACAAATTGTACCGAATACGTCTTCTCAGCAGGATAATTCTCATTATGCTGGGCCTTCCATGGCCATTGTGGGATTTCGTCCAGAACCACCTCTAACTACCCCGCTAACCATCAAAAACCCTGGGGATCCAGTGTCGGCTTCCCCCTTAGCAAAAAAATTAGCTAAGGAACAAAACTTAGATCTCTCCGGGGTAGCTGGTAGCGGCCCAGGGGGACGGATTGTAAAAAAAGATTTAGAGAAGGCTCCTCCTTTAAGAATCGCAGGATTTGGATATCCAGAAGCTCCCGAAGTGAATCCAGGCACCTATGTAGAAGAACCCTTGTCTCCTATTAGAGAAGCCATATCTAAACGGTTACAAGCCGCTAAGACCTTTATTCCACATTTCTATGTGCGACAACGGATTTATGCTTCTCCTCTACTCGCATTACTGAAAGAACTTCAAGCCCAAAATATAAAGCTATCTATAAACGACTGTATCGTGCGAGCTTGTGCCTTGGCTTTAAAAGAATTTCCAGAAATCAACTCTGGATTCAATAGCGTAGACAATACAATTATCCGCTTTTCTACTATTGATATCTCCATTGCTGTAGCAATTCCTGATGGAGTCATTACCCCCATCATCCGGTGCGCAGATAGAAAAAATGTTGGTATGATTTCCGCAGAGATTAAAGCCTTAGCAGCACGAGCCAAACAATCCGCTCTTAAAGAGGAAGAATATAAAGGAGGATCTTTCTGTATCTCTAACCTTGGCATGACAGGAATTTCCGATTTCACAGCCATCCTCAATCCTCCTCAGGCAGCTATTTTAGCTGTAGGAAGCGTTGAAGAGCAGCCCATCGTTTTAAATGGCGAGCTGGCTGTAGGATCTACATGTATGCTCACGCTGTCTGTAGATCATCGAGTGATTGATGGGTACCCTGCGGCTATGTTTATGAAACGGCTACAGAAACTTCTTGAAGCCCCTTCTGTTCTACTTCTTAATTAACGGGGAGAAACTCCTTTCCCCCCTACTTTCTAAGAAGGAAGCTTAGAGACATTCCATATGTTATAAGCGTAGTCAGCAATGGATCTATCACTAGAGAAGAAGCCTATTCCCCCGACGTTGTAGATAGACTTTTTCGTCCACTCCTCAGGTTGTTGAAAAACGCTTGCAACACGGTTTTGCGCATCAATATAAGATTCTAAATCTGCAAGCACAAAGAAAGGATCTCTTTCATTCAAAAGCCTATTCACAATAGGTTTAAAGAGATCCTTGTCTTCTTGAGGAAGTCTTGCCTGTAATACCATATCAAGAACCTCCTGAATTTTGGGATTAGCAGAGCAAATTCCTTGGGGATAGTACTCGTTTCGGAGATTTGCAATTTCTTCTTCTAAAAGACCAAAAATGAACATATGTTCCTTCCCAATATGTTCGGCCATCTCAATATTAGCACCATCCATAGTACCAATCGTTAAGGCCCCATTTAAAGCAAATTTCATATTGCCTGTTCCTGAAGCCTCCATTCCGGCTGTTGAAATTTGCTCGGATAGATCTGCTGCAGGAATTATCGCTTCTGCTAAAGACACCCTATAATTAGGCCAAAAGACCACCTTAAGCAAATCATTTACTTTAGGATCATTGTTAATGATATGAGCAACATTATTTATCAATTTGATGATTAACTTCGCCATGGCATAGCCTGGAGCCGCTTTGCCACCAAAAATGACCGTTGTTGGAACCTTCTCTGCGGAGCCGCCGTTGCGAATTTCATTATAAAAATATAAAACCCTAAGTATGTTCATGAGCTGTCGTTTGTACTCATGTATACGCTTAATATGGCAATCAAAAATAGACTGTGGATTCACAGAGATTCCCAGCTCTCTATGAATGCGAGATGCGAGTTCCTCCTTGTTTTGTATTTTAATTTTACGCCACTCTTCCCTAAATCCACTATCTTCAGCTAAAGGAATTACTTTTTGTAAATTGGTAAGATTCGTTAAATAATCCGTTCCTATTGTACGATTTAAAAAAGAACTTAATCGCTGGTTGGAAAGAGCTAACCAACGTCTAGGTGTAATCCCGTTAGTCACATTAATGAATTTATCAGGGAAAAACTCGACAAATTCTTTAAATAATGTAGTTTTTATAAGCTGAGAATGAAAAGTTGAGACCCCGTTTACCTTATGCGTCCCAACAATAGCTAGATTTGCCATGTTCACAAACTTAGAACTTCCCTCCTCTATAATGGAGAGAGCCCGACGCTTATCATTATCTCCTGGATATTTTTGAGAAACTTTTGCTAGCCAACGAGCATTAATCTCGTAAATAATCTCTAAATGGCGCGGGAGCACCTTAGAAAATAAGTCTAAAGACCATCTCTCTAACGCTTCTGGAAGAATCGTATGGTTCGTATAGTTAAATATTTTTGTTGTTGCGTCCCAAGCAACATCCCAATCCAATTCCTCGCGATCCACTAAAAGACGCATCATTTCTGCAATACCTAGAGCAGGATGCGTATCATTCAATTGGACAGCGACTTTTTCCGGTAACCTATCTAAAGAAAGATGTGTCTTTGTGTAACGACGAAGAATATCTTGTAACGTAGCAGATACAAGAAAATATTCCTGTTTAAGACGTAACTCCTGCCCTTCAGAAATAGAATCATTAGGATAAAGCACTCGGGTAATATTACTTGCTAATGCAATATCTTCAATGGCTCGAATATAATTTCCATGATTAAAATAGCTAAATTCAAAGCCATGGCGAGATTGAGCCTGCCATAAACGCAAGGAGTTCACTGTATCGTTATTGAATCCCGGTACAGGAACATCATAGGCCATGGCTAAAATTTCTTGGGAGTCCACTAGCTCGGCGACATCCCTACCCCTTGAATCCGTGCTGTGCTTTACTTTTCCATAAAAATGTATAGGATACAAATATTCTCCCCTACATATCTCCCAAGGGTTGCCGTAGCGTAACCACTCATCAGGCGACTCAACTTGGTATCCATTCTCTATTTGCTGATCAAAAATTCCATAATCATAACGAAGACCATACCCATAGGCAGGAATGCCGAGAGTTGCCATAGAATCAAGAAAACATGCTGCTAATCGACCTAACCCCCCATTTCCAAGACCTGCATCATGTTCCATTTCAACAAGCTGGTTGAAATCATAACCAAGATCCGACAAAGCCTCTGTCACTAAATCTAAGAGTCCCAAGTTCAATAAATTACTTTTCAAGCTCCTTCCTAACAAAAATTCCAGGGAGATATAGTAAACACGCTTTACATCATTCTCATAATAGCTACTTTGTGTCTTTAGCCATCCTTTAGCCATCCACTCCAATACAGTTTTAGCGACAGCTGTAAAAATATCCCTGGTTGATGCGGATTGAGGGGTTTGGACTACTCCACAATACATCCTTTCAAGAATAGCTTGCTTCATAGATTCCACATTGATCTTCGTCCGGTCAAAATGCATAGGGGTTGCTCTCGTAAAGAATTTGTTGGTTTTTGAATAAGAAATCTTAAATTTAAAAAAAAGTTTTCTGTTTCTAGAAAGCCATGGGGTGAAGAGTCTTGATATTCGGTAAAAAATCAAGTAAAATATTTGCCTTTTCAGTTAAGGAGGCTTTATGGTTAAAGCTCATGAGTATGGTTGCTGGGGGGGCAAAGGGAATAATATCTTTACTTTGCAAGATGTGAATTCAGGCCGAACAGAGACAGCTTCTAAGACTTCCTCTAGTCCTACAAAATCCGGTTTAGCAACAAAAATTGCGCGCATTGCAGAAGGGGTCGCTGTTGCAGCAGGCGTGGTTCTTTCGCTCATTACGTTTGTTGCCGCAGCTATTACCCTCCCCGTTGGCGCAACAGGCGTTCTTATCCTAATAACCCAACTAACATTTGCCGTAATTCTTGCATATAGGCTTTACCACATCATTAAGGGAGACCGGAGCGCTGGAACTCCTCTCATTCAGGCACAGACTCGATTGTAAAACACATTAAAACAGTGAAGAGACGGGGCAACCCCGTCTCTTTCCTTTAATCTACAATAAAATCCAGACTCTGATAAGCGGACGAAAGTCGCTTTGTTAGTTCTTGTATTGCGCAGGAGATATCACTTTCTCTATCGCCTTCCTCTAGTTTTTGCGAAATGGCTCGAATTGAGGAAATCACTGTGGAGTGATCTCTAGAGAAAACTTCTCCGATTTTTACATAAGACAGAGAAAGTTTTTGTCTGCACAAGAACATCGCAACTTGTCTAGGGAAAACATACTCTCTGGACTGAGAACGCCCTAAAATACTTTCAGGAGAAACTCCGTAATACTGCGCCGTAGCACGAACAATACCGGAGGGGGTTAAGCGAATATTCTCCGCCGCCTGCAACACATCTTGCAACAGGACCTCTATGTCTCCTTGATATAAGAGCTGATGCGATAACTTTTTATAAGCAACTCTTTTTGCTAACATGTTGAGAGCATGCAATAAGGATTTTACATGCGAAGACAAAGCCTGTATTAGGAAATCCAAAGCTGTTTCCTCTATACGAATATTCAGCTTTTCTGTTTTTCGTTCCAAAAAGTTTTTCAAGCCTTCTCTTGTTAAAGGACTAACAGGAATCGCAATTCCCCACTCAAAACGGCTAATCAACCGTTCTTCCATAGCTTTGAGCTCTCCAGGAGCAAAAGTAGAAGAAATTACGATTAATTTCCCATCGGTATGCAAAGAGTTGAATGTATGAAAAAACTCTTCTTGAGTAGCGCCTTTTCCAGAAAGGACCTCAATATCTTCAATAAACAACGCTTCTACATTACGATAAAACGCACGAAAACGCTGCATTTCTCCAGAACGAATAGCCGATACTAGATGTTCTGTGAACAGATCTGACGAAACATACAAAGTTTTTACTCCGGCTTCGCGTAAACCTGCAACAGCAGCTTGCATCAGATGTGTTTTTCCTGAACTTTCCGGGCCAAATAAATAGATAGGATTAAAAGGAAATCCCTTACTCTGCTCAGAAACTTTAGCAAATTCTTGAAGAATCCTTACTGGTAAATCATTTTCTGGAGTCACGAGAAAGTTCGCAAAGGACATCTGCGGATCAGTGTCTCCATACTGCATCGTGAAATAAGCTGTTTTTTCTTGCTGTATTTGTGTCTCTTTAAACGGCGCAGATTTGTCTAAGGAGGTTACACGAACACGGATTGGTTTTCCGTTATTATTGATGAGACTAGCCTTAACTTTATGGCGAACATGCTCTTCGAACCAAGTTACTTGGAAAGAATCTTTTGCCTCTAAATACAAGTTACACGCATCAAAGCACAAGACTTTCAAAGACCTTAGCCACTTATTGACTGTATCTACCCCAATTTCTTTTTCTTGTAGCAAAAGGAACTCTTCCCAAGCCCGCATAAAAACATCTCAGCTAAATAGTTTTTAATAAAAACTATTCTAATTAAAAAACAGAACTATTTGCCTTATCGGCATTCTCTATCTCTTCTTATTAACAATCACTTCATGCTGCAAATGTTTTTCATCCAAAATTTTGTTTGTTACCCACTGTTGAATAACCCCAAGCAACATAGAAGAAAGCCAATAAATATTTAACCCAGAAGGGAAATTATAAAACATAAAAGTAAATAATAGCGCCATCATAGTACCCATAGCTTCCTGCTGACGCTGTTGATCCGAAACTGGCCCAGATCTTTTAACTGCAGAAATTTTTTGCTGAGCAAACATGACAATCCCCAATAAAAAGGGGAGAAGATGAAACTCTTTTCCAAAGAACCATATAGGAGTTTCCCAGGAAAAAAGAACATCCGGAGCTGTCAAATTATCAATCCACCCAGGAATAAAACTTGCCCCTCTCAATAAAAAGGAAGACTTCAACAAATCAAACATCGCTATAAGAAACGGTATCTGAACGAGCAAAGGAAGACAGCCGGTTATCGGATTGACCTTATTGACCTTATACAAAGCCATGATTTCCATCTGAGCTCTTTTAGGCTCGCGCTTGTATTTCTGCTGAATATCTTGAATGTATGGGGAGAGCTTTTGCATACGACGCATGGATCGGATAGACCATGCGTTCAGAGGATAGAGCAAAAGTTTGAGTACAATTGTCAATAAAATGATCGAAATTCCCCAAGAACCAGTTAGAAATTTGAAAAATTTCATTATAACGAATAACAGAGCGGCGAAAGGCTCAGTTATGAAACTGAAAAATCCTCTAAAAGCTATCGCATCAATATATTCAGGAGTTTCTCCTTTAGAGTTTGTATAGGCTCGGTCTAAAGCTTTCAAAGTAGGCTCTGATAGAGGGCCTG from Chlamydia suis encodes:
- the pdhA gene encoding pyruvate dehydrogenase (acetyl-transferring) E1 component subunit alpha — protein: MQLLTLNIASEETTEDQVSRVIEHFGTDFCINLLKKMLLIREFEIQGEAAYLEGLVGGFYHSYIGQEAVATAAIACTGKDHWFFSSYRCHGVALLLDVPLHQLAAELLGKETGCALGRGGSMHMCGERLPGGFGIVGGQIPLAAGAAFSMKYQKLSSISLCFIGDGAVAQGVFHETLNFASLHSLPLMLVIENNGWGMGTALHRAIAKQPIAESQAPSYAISSVTLNGFDLFNSLIGFEKAYQHMQKTGAPIVVEALCSRFRGHSISDPNLYRSKEEMQCLLKRDPILFAKEWLIRINVLSEEDFKDLRQISKTAVSEAFSQARLDPEPAVATLEEGVYA
- a CDS encoding alpha-ketoacid dehydrogenase subunit beta translates to MPKFVTLEIREAIRQAIDEEMTRDPNVCILGEEVAEYNGAYKVTKNLLDKWGPNRVIDTPISEAAFSGIGIGAALTGLRPIIEFMSWNFSLVAADQIISHAAKMHYMTGGKFSVPIVFRGANGAAAQVSCQHSHCVEALYSNIPGLIVIAPSTPADAKGLLKSAIRDNNPVLFLENELDYNLKGEVPSEEYLTPIGKARIVQEGQDLTIISHSRMVTVVEQAAKMAKQRWEISIEILDLRTIKPLDVAAILSSVKKTGNCLVVEEGHYFCGIASEIIATVTEHIFDYLDHPPLRICQKETPMPYNKSLEMATLPNINRILDAIEKFMR
- a CDS encoding pyruvate dehydrogenase complex dihydrolipoamide acetyltransferase produces the protein MVSLLKMPKLSPTMETGTLVKWLKKAGDEIHFGDVLLEISTDKAVLEHTASEDGWLLEILVKEGTKIPVGAPIAVFSTEKNVTYDLKQLLPSQEAVSTDEPTQIVPNTSSQQDNSHYAGPSMAIVGFRPEPPLTTPLTIKNPGDPVSASPLAKKLAKEQNLDLSGVAGSGPGGRIVKKDLEKAPPLRIAGFGYPEAPEVNPGTYVEEPLSPIREAISKRLQAAKTFIPHFYVRQRIYASPLLALLKELQAQNIKLSINDCIVRACALALKEFPEINSGFNSVDNTIIRFSTIDISIAVAIPDGVITPIIRCADRKNVGMISAEIKALAARAKQSALKEEEYKGGSFCISNLGMTGISDFTAILNPPQAAILAVGSVEEQPIVLNGELAVGSTCMLTLSVDHRVIDGYPAAMFMKRLQKLLEAPSVLLLN
- a CDS encoding glycogen/starch/alpha-glucan phosphorylase, with product MHFDRTKINVESMKQAILERMYCGVVQTPQSASTRDIFTAVAKTVLEWMAKGWLKTQSSYYENDVKRVYYISLEFLLGRSLKSNLLNLGLLDLVTEALSDLGYDFNQLVEMEHDAGLGNGGLGRLAACFLDSMATLGIPAYGYGLRYDYGIFDQQIENGYQVESPDEWLRYGNPWEICRGEYLYPIHFYGKVKHSTDSRGRDVAELVDSQEILAMAYDVPVPGFNNDTVNSLRLWQAQSRHGFEFSYFNHGNYIRAIEDIALASNITRVLYPNDSISEGQELRLKQEYFLVSATLQDILRRYTKTHLSLDRLPEKVAVQLNDTHPALGIAEMMRLLVDREELDWDVAWDATTKIFNYTNHTILPEALERWSLDLFSKVLPRHLEIIYEINARWLAKVSQKYPGDNDKRRALSIIEEGSSKFVNMANLAIVGTHKVNGVSTFHSQLIKTTLFKEFVEFFPDKFINVTNGITPRRWLALSNQRLSSFLNRTIGTDYLTNLTNLQKVIPLAEDSGFREEWRKIKIQNKEELASRIHRELGISVNPQSIFDCHIKRIHEYKRQLMNILRVLYFYNEIRNGGSAEKVPTTVIFGGKAAPGYAMAKLIIKLINNVAHIINNDPKVNDLLKVVFWPNYRVSLAEAIIPAADLSEQISTAGMEASGTGNMKFALNGALTIGTMDGANIEMAEHIGKEHMFIFGLLEEEIANLRNEYYPQGICSANPKIQEVLDMVLQARLPQEDKDLFKPIVNRLLNERDPFFVLADLESYIDAQNRVASVFQQPEEWTKKSIYNVGGIGFFSSDRSIADYAYNIWNVSKLPS
- the dnaA gene encoding chromosomal replication initiator protein DnaA is translated as MRAWEEFLLLQEKEIGVDTVNKWLRSLKVLCFDACNLYLEAKDSFQVTWFEEHVRHKVKASLINNNGKPIRVRVTSLDKSAPFKETQIQQEKTAYFTMQYGDTDPQMSFANFLVTPENDLPVRILQEFAKVSEQSKGFPFNPIYLFGPESSGKTHLMQAAVAGLREAGVKTLYVSSDLFTEHLVSAIRSGEMQRFRAFYRNVEALFIEDIEVLSGKGATQEEFFHTFNSLHTDGKLIVISSTFAPGELKAMEERLISRFEWGIAIPVSPLTREGLKNFLERKTEKLNIRIEETALDFLIQALSSHVKSLLHALNMLAKRVAYKKLSHQLLYQGDIEVLLQDVLQAAENIRLTPSGIVRATAQYYGVSPESILGRSQSREYVFPRQVAMFLCRQKLSLSYVKIGEVFSRDHSTVISSIRAISQKLEEGDRESDISCAIQELTKRLSSAYQSLDFIVD